The Garra rufa chromosome 18, GarRuf1.0, whole genome shotgun sequence genome window below encodes:
- the LOC141291691 gene encoding somatostatin-2-like has product MTMGVRWNNHAAVERSMFIMRVMLSLFPLFLVVWHGEALPVQDKQSQTNEILTKDQKDLLKKMMTDVAELNLTSKELADLDPEFLNGKLGEKSVFEPTTKSPCKLFFWKTFSSC; this is encoded by the exons ATGACGATGGGAGTTAGATGGAACAATCATGCTGCGGTTGAGAGAAGCATGTTCATTATGCGGGTGATGCTGAGCCTGTTTCCTCTGTTCCTTGTGGTCTGGCATGGTGAGGCGTTACCTGTACAAGACAAACAATCACAAACCAATGAG ATACTGACCAAAGACCAGAAGGACTTGTTGAAGAAGATGATGACGGATGTGGCTGAGCTGAACCTCACCAGTAAAGAACTAGCTGATCTTGACCCTGAATTTCTGAATGGCAAACTGGGAGAGAAGTCTGTTTTTGAACCAACCACTAAATCTCCTTGCAAGCTCTTCTTCTGGAAGACTTTCTCCTCATGTTAA
- the LOC141291283 gene encoding 6-phosphogluconate dehydrogenase, decarboxylating produces the protein MRKFSRDGAAVVKTLIESVILRRNQPSTMAQADIALIGLAVMGQNLILNMNDHGFVVCAFNRTVSKVQDFLNNEAKGTKVIGAESLEDMVSKLKKPRRIILLVKAGQAVDDFIDKLVPLLESGDIIIDGGNSEYRDTTRRCQSLKEKNLLFVGSGVSGGEDGARYGPSLMPGGHKDAWPHLKDIFQSIAAKVGTGEPCCDWVGDEGAGHFVKMVHNGIEYGDMQLICEAYHLMKDVLGMDHDEMAQAFDQWNKTELDSFLIEITANILKFKDGDGTHLLPKIRDSAGQKGTGKWTAISALEYGTPVTLIGEAVFARCLSSLKDERVQASKNLNGPQGVKFTGNKAQFLEDIRKALYASKIISYAQGFMLLRQAAVEFGWSLNYGAIALMWRGGCIIRSVFLGKIKEAFDRNSELQSLLLDNFFSKAVQDCQDSWRRVVSTGVQQGIPMPCFTTALSFYDGYRHEMLPANLLQAQRDYFGAHTYELLSNPGKYIHTNWTGHGGKVSSSSYNA, from the exons ATGAGGAAGTTCAGCAGAGACGGTGCAGCAGTAGTGAAAACCTTGATAGAAAGTGTCATTTTAAGACGGAACCAACCTTCAACCATGGCTCA AGCTGATATTGCTCTCATTGGTCTGGCTGTGATGGGTCAGAATCTGATCCTGAACATGAACGACCATGGATTTGTG GTGTGCGCGTTCAACAGGACAGTGTCCAAAGTCCAAGATTTTTTAAACAATGAAGCCAAAGGCACTAAGGTGATCGGGGCTGAGTCCCTCGAAGACATGGTGTCTAAACTCAAAAAACCTCGTCGCATCATCCTCCTCGTCAAAGCGGGACAAGCTGTCGATGACTTCATCGATAAACTG GTTCCTCTTCTTGAATCTGGTGACATCATCATTGATGGTGGAAATTCAGAGTATAGAGATACAACA AGACGCTGTCAGAGCCTGAAGGAGAAGAACCTGCTGTTTGTGGGTAGTGGAGTGAGTGGAGGAGAAGATGGGGCTCGGTATGGACCTTCACTGATGCCCGGAGGACATAAAGATGCTTG GCCACACTTAAAAGACATTTTTCAGAGCATTGCCGCCAAGGTGGGCACAGGAGAGCCTTGCTGCGACTGG GTTGGAGATGAAGGAGCAGGACATTTTGTTAAGATGGTCCACAACGGTATTGAATACGGTGACATGCAGCTCATCTGTGAGGCGTATCATCTGATGAAGGATGTGCTTGGTATGGACCATGATGAAATGGCTCAG GCCTTCGATCAGTGGAATAAGACAGAGCTGGACTCTTTCCTCATTGAGATCACTGCCAATATCCTGAAATTCAAGGATGGGGACGGCACTCACCTGCTGCCCAAAATCAGAGACAGCGCCGGGCAGAAAGGCACAGGGAAATGGACGGCCATCTCTGCTTTGGAATACGGCACACCTGTTACATTAATCG GGGAAGCTGTCTTTGCCAGATGTCTCTCCTCTCTGAAGGATGAGAGGGTTCAGGCCAGTAAGAACCTCAATGGCCCCCAGGGTGTCAAGTTCACTGGAAACAAGGCACAGTTTCTCGAAGATATTAGAAAG GCTTTGTACGCCTCAAAGATCATTTCATATGCTCAAGGGTTCATGCTGCTCAGACAGGCTGCAGTAGAGTTCGGCTGGTCTCTTAACTATGGTGCTATTGCCCTGATGTGGAGAGGAGGCTGCATCATTCGCAG TGTTTTCTTGGGAAAGATCAAGGAAGCATTTGACCGGAACTCAGAGTTGCAGAGTTTGCTGCTGGATAACTTCTTCAGTAAAGCTGTACAGGATTGTCAG GATTCATGGCGTAGGGTAGTAAGTACAGGTGTGCAGCAGGGAATCCCCATGCCGTGCTTCACCACCGCCCTGTCCTTCTATGATGGTTACAGGCACGAGATGCTACCAGCAAACCTGCTGCAG GCACAAAGAGACTACTTTGGTGCCCACACATATGAGCTGCTATCAAACCCTGGAAAGTACATCCACACTAACTGGACAGGCCACGGAGGAAAAGTGTCCTCATCATCATATAACGCCTAA